The Virgibacillus phasianinus genome includes a window with the following:
- a CDS encoding SurA N-terminal domain-containing protein yields MKKVIMLVLVLGIATILAACGDDSASDNSKSNDDKKSEETAQPATKDVKITDKEKVDSDKVVSKINGEEITGKEYNASYAQTKTLMNQYGQDVSDLENVKKQALNVIVEQELLKQEAKEQGIEVTDKEVQKQFKTIKEKNADQFKAVLDQYHLTEATYKDQLAFELTLQKYMKQEIKAEEITDKEVKEYYSKLKEQSKDAKTIPKLEEVKDQIKGQLKQQKQQQQLQAKVEKLKEDAKIKHMI; encoded by the coding sequence ATGAAAAAAGTTATCATGTTGGTTTTAGTGTTAGGTATAGCAACAATTTTAGCTGCATGTGGTGATGATTCTGCAAGTGATAATAGTAAAAGTAATGATGACAAGAAGTCTGAGGAAACAGCTCAACCCGCAACCAAGGACGTCAAAATCACTGATAAAGAAAAAGTGGACAGCGACAAAGTTGTCTCTAAAATAAATGGTGAAGAAATAACAGGAAAAGAATACAACGCTTCCTACGCACAAACAAAAACGTTGATGAATCAATATGGACAAGATGTAAGTGACTTGGAAAACGTTAAGAAACAAGCATTGAATGTAATTGTCGAACAGGAGCTTCTAAAACAAGAAGCAAAGGAACAAGGCATTGAAGTAACTGACAAAGAGGTTCAAAAGCAATTTAAAACAATTAAAGAAAAAAATGCTGATCAGTTCAAGGCCGTGCTGGATCAATATCATTTAACAGAAGCGACGTATAAAGACCAATTAGCATTTGAATTAACACTTCAAAAGTATATGAAACAGGAGATTAAGGCTGAAGAAATTACGGATAAAGAAGTGAAGGAATATTACAGCAAACTAAAAGAGCAAAGTAAAGATGCCAAAACTATTCCTAAATTAGAAGAAGTAAAAGATCAAATTAAGGGACAATTAAAACAGCAGAAACAGCAGCAACAACTGCAGGCAAAAGTTGAAAAGCTAAAAGAAGATGCAAAAATCAAGCATATGATCTAA